Proteins encoded in a region of the Pseudomonas syringae KCTC 12500 genome:
- a CDS encoding dihydroxyacetone kinase subunit DhaK, which yields MNRVINDPDQVVEDMLRGILVAHPELSQSEGNPRVISKTRPSEQGHVGIVTGGGSGHEPAFLGYVGPGLVDAVAVGEIFSSPTAKSFFDAFRAADHGAGIACLYGNYAGDNMNVKLAMKMAASKDLQVRTVVANDDVASAPKSDIAKRRGVAGEIFMWKVGGAAAAHGYDLDGVIRVAQKAVDQCRSIGIGLTPCTIAAVGKPNFQIPDGKMELGIGHHGEPGIEVIDIESAAAMAERMLAPILADRDFSVDDSVVVLVSGLGATPVMELYVFYAEVERLLKARGLKIHRCYVGNYFTSLEMMGVTLTLLGLDAELKKLIDHPCRSIGMTQAE from the coding sequence ATGAACCGAGTGATAAACGATCCGGACCAGGTGGTCGAGGACATGCTGCGCGGCATTCTGGTAGCGCACCCCGAACTGTCGCAAAGTGAAGGTAACCCGCGGGTCATCAGCAAAACCCGCCCTTCAGAGCAAGGGCACGTAGGGATCGTCACCGGCGGCGGTTCCGGTCATGAACCGGCCTTTCTTGGTTATGTCGGTCCCGGGCTGGTGGATGCAGTAGCGGTCGGCGAGATTTTTTCCTCGCCCACGGCCAAGAGCTTTTTCGACGCCTTCCGCGCGGCCGATCACGGTGCAGGCATCGCCTGCCTGTACGGCAACTACGCGGGCGACAACATGAACGTGAAGCTGGCGATGAAAATGGCCGCCAGCAAAGACCTGCAAGTGCGCACGGTGGTGGCCAACGACGATGTGGCCTCGGCACCGAAATCCGATATCGCCAAGCGACGCGGAGTGGCCGGGGAAATTTTCATGTGGAAGGTCGGCGGCGCCGCGGCTGCACACGGTTACGATCTGGACGGCGTGATCCGCGTCGCGCAGAAGGCCGTGGATCAATGCCGATCCATCGGTATCGGCCTGACGCCCTGCACCATCGCGGCGGTCGGCAAGCCCAACTTTCAGATCCCCGACGGCAAAATGGAGCTGGGCATCGGCCACCATGGCGAACCGGGTATCGAAGTCATCGACATCGAGTCTGCGGCGGCCATGGCAGAACGCATGCTGGCGCCGATTCTGGCCGATCGGGATTTCAGCGTGGACGACAGCGTAGTCGTGCTGGTTTCAGGCCTCGGAGCAACGCCGGTGATGGAGCTCTACGTGTTCTACGCCGAAGTGGAGCGCCTGCTCAAGGCCCGAGGCTTGAAAATCCATCGCTGCTACGTGGGCAATTACTTTACGTCGCTGGAGATGATGGGGGTAACCCTGACGCTGCTGGGCCTGGACGCCGAGCTGAAAAAGCTGATCGACCACCCTTGCCGTTCCATCGGCATGACCCAGGCGGAGTGA
- a CDS encoding sugar ABC transporter ATP-binding protein, translated as MAMPLLLQAEHVTKAYAGIPALRDGRLSLRAGSVHALCGGNGAGKSTFLSILMGITQRDAGTILLNGEPVQFNRPGDALAAGIAMITQELEPIPFMTVAENIWLGREPRRAGCIVDSKELNRRTRALLDELEFDVDATSPMHLLSVAQIQLVEIAKAFSHDCSVMIMDEPTSAIGEREAQILFKAIRRLAARGAGIIYVSHRLSELAQIADDYSIFRDGAFVESGRMADIDRAHLVRGIVGQELARIDHKVGRECAAECCLKVEGLSRNGEFEDISLHVRHGEILGIYGLMGSGRSEFLNCLYGLTTPDAGSVTLQGKPLPVGMPKATIRAGVSLVTEDRKDSGLVLSGSILSNIALSAYRRLSNWSLIDARKEHRLAEDMVKRLQIKTTSLDLTVASMSGGNQQKVVLAKCLSTEPVCLLCDEPTRGIDEGAKQEIYHLLDQFVRAGGAAIVVSSEAPELLRLSDRIAVFKGGKLVTISSDADLSQEVLLSLAS; from the coding sequence ATGGCCATGCCATTACTGCTCCAGGCTGAACACGTCACCAAGGCTTACGCTGGCATCCCCGCCCTGCGTGACGGGCGTCTCTCATTGCGAGCCGGAAGCGTGCACGCCCTGTGCGGCGGCAATGGCGCCGGCAAGTCCACTTTTCTGAGCATTCTGATGGGCATCACCCAACGTGATGCCGGGACCATCCTGCTCAACGGCGAGCCGGTGCAGTTCAATCGTCCCGGCGATGCTCTGGCAGCCGGGATTGCGATGATCACCCAAGAGCTGGAACCCATCCCCTTCATGACCGTCGCCGAGAACATCTGGCTGGGCCGCGAGCCACGTCGGGCCGGGTGCATTGTTGACAGCAAGGAACTGAACCGACGCACCCGCGCACTGCTGGACGAGCTGGAATTCGACGTCGACGCCACCAGCCCCATGCATTTGCTGAGTGTGGCGCAGATACAACTGGTGGAAATTGCCAAGGCCTTCAGCCATGACTGCTCAGTGATGATCATGGACGAGCCCACCTCGGCCATTGGCGAGCGTGAGGCGCAAATCCTGTTCAAGGCCATCCGCCGGCTTGCCGCCCGGGGCGCGGGCATCATCTATGTTTCCCACCGCCTCAGCGAGCTGGCACAGATTGCCGACGATTACAGCATCTTTCGCGACGGCGCCTTTGTCGAAAGCGGACGCATGGCCGATATCGACCGGGCACACCTTGTGCGCGGTATTGTCGGTCAGGAGTTGGCGCGTATCGATCACAAGGTCGGCCGCGAATGCGCAGCCGAGTGCTGCCTGAAGGTCGAGGGCCTGAGCCGCAACGGCGAGTTCGAAGACATCAGCCTGCACGTGCGTCACGGCGAAATTCTCGGCATTTATGGGCTGATGGGCTCGGGTCGCAGCGAGTTCCTCAATTGTCTCTATGGCCTGACCACACCGGACGCCGGCAGCGTGACCCTGCAAGGCAAGCCACTGCCGGTCGGTATGCCCAAGGCGACCATTCGCGCGGGCGTTTCACTGGTCACCGAAGACCGCAAGGACAGCGGTCTGGTGCTCAGTGGCAGCATCCTGTCCAACATCGCGCTGTCGGCTTACCGCCGGCTGTCGAACTGGTCGCTGATCGATGCCCGCAAGGAGCACAGGCTGGCCGAAGACATGGTCAAGCGCCTGCAGATCAAGACGACGTCGCTGGATCTGACCGTCGCGTCGATGAGCGGCGGCAACCAACAGAAGGTCGTCCTCGCCAAATGCCTCTCCACCGAACCGGTGTGCCTGCTCTGCGACGAGCCGACCCGGGGCATCGACGAGGGTGCCAAGCAGGAAATCTATCACCTGCTGGATCAGTTCGTACGCGCTGGCGGGGCTGCCATCGTGGTCTCTTCGGAGGCGCCGGAGCTGCTGCGCCTCAGTGACCGAATCGCCGTGTTCAAAGGTGGCAAGCTGGTGACCATCAGCAGCGATGCCGATCTTTCCCAGGAAGTCCTGTTGAGTCTTGCCTCATGA
- a CDS encoding ABC transporter permease — MNAKTIIAPASTSPRSRLRLSLDRFGLPLVFILLCLVLAFASEYFMTWRNWMDILRQTSINGILAVGMTYVILTKGIDLSVGSILAFAGLCSALVATQGYGLLAAVSAGMFAGAMLGVVNGFMVANLSIPPFVATLGMLSIARGMTFILNDGSPVTDLPEEYLALGIGRIGPIGVPIIIFAVVALIFWMVLRYTTYGRYVYAVGGNEKSARTSGIGVRKVMFSVYVVSGLLAGLAGVVLSARTTSALPQAGMSYELDAIAAVVIGGTSLSGGTGSIVGTLFGALLIGVINNGLNLLGVSSYYQQVAKGLIIVFAVLIDVWRKKKR; from the coding sequence ATGAATGCCAAAACCATCATCGCACCAGCCTCCACGTCTCCACGCAGCCGCCTGCGTCTGTCTCTCGACCGTTTCGGCCTGCCGCTGGTGTTCATTCTGTTGTGCCTGGTACTGGCTTTTGCCAGCGAATATTTCATGACCTGGCGCAACTGGATGGACATCCTGCGCCAGACCTCGATCAACGGCATTCTCGCGGTCGGCATGACCTACGTGATCCTGACCAAGGGCATCGACCTTTCCGTCGGCTCGATTCTGGCGTTCGCCGGATTGTGCAGCGCACTGGTGGCGACACAGGGCTATGGCCTGCTGGCGGCAGTCAGCGCAGGCATGTTTGCCGGTGCCATGCTCGGCGTGGTCAATGGCTTCATGGTCGCCAATCTTTCGATTCCACCGTTCGTCGCCACCCTGGGCATGCTCAGCATCGCCCGCGGCATGACCTTCATCCTCAACGACGGCAGCCCGGTGACTGACCTGCCCGAAGAATACCTGGCGTTGGGTATCGGCCGGATCGGCCCGATTGGTGTGCCGATCATTATCTTCGCGGTGGTTGCGCTGATTTTCTGGATGGTCCTGCGCTACACCACCTACGGCCGTTACGTGTACGCCGTCGGCGGTAACGAAAAGAGCGCACGCACCTCCGGTATCGGCGTACGCAAGGTGATGTTTTCGGTGTACGTGGTTTCCGGGCTGCTCGCCGGACTGGCAGGCGTAGTGCTGTCCGCCAGAACCACCTCCGCCCTGCCCCAGGCCGGCATGTCCTACGAACTGGACGCTATCGCAGCAGTGGTCATCGGCGGCACCAGTCTGTCGGGAGGCACCGGCAGCATTGTCGGCACGCTGTTTGGTGCGCTACTGATCGGCGTGATCAACAACGGCCTTAACCTGCTCGGCGTGTCCTCCTATTACCAGCAGGTCGCCAAGGGCCTGATCATCGTGTTCGCAGTGTTGATTGATGTGTGGCGCAAGAAAAAACGCTAA
- a CDS encoding MDR/zinc-dependent alcohol dehydrogenase-like family protein — protein sequence MSTVTERTAEQLSPVIPKTMQAVVCHGPEDYRLETVDVPTPGPDEILTKVELCGICMGDIKTYRGAPSFWGDAEQPRYVKPPMIPGHEFVCRVVALGPGAEKRGVQIGDRVISEQIVPCWGCRFCNHGQYWMCQKHDLYGFQNNVQGAMAQYMIFTKEGIIHKVPDSIAADEAILIEPLACSLHAAERADVDFDDIVVVAGAGTLGLGIIGAVRMRNPKKLIVLDMKPERAALALRMGADEVWNPAEVDVLAKIREITDGYGCDIYIEATGHHKAVNQGLAMLRKLGRFVEFSVFNDEATVDWSIIGDRKELDVLGSHLGPYMYPRAIDFIGNRKIDMRDVVTHKFPLAEFKEAFAVMERGDKSLKVVLEP from the coding sequence ATGTCCACCGTCACCGAACGCACTGCCGAACAACTTTCACCGGTCATACCGAAAACCATGCAGGCCGTGGTCTGCCACGGTCCGGAAGACTACCGGCTGGAAACCGTGGATGTGCCGACTCCCGGCCCCGACGAAATCCTCACCAAGGTCGAGCTGTGTGGCATCTGCATGGGCGACATCAAGACCTATCGCGGCGCGCCCTCGTTCTGGGGCGATGCCGAGCAGCCTCGCTACGTCAAACCACCGATGATTCCCGGCCATGAATTCGTCTGTCGCGTGGTGGCGCTCGGCCCTGGTGCCGAAAAGCGTGGCGTGCAGATCGGCGACCGGGTGATCTCCGAGCAGATCGTGCCGTGCTGGGGCTGCCGCTTCTGCAACCACGGACAGTACTGGATGTGCCAGAAGCACGACCTTTACGGCTTCCAGAACAACGTGCAGGGCGCCATGGCCCAGTACATGATTTTTACCAAGGAAGGCATCATTCACAAGGTGCCCGACTCGATTGCCGCGGACGAAGCCATTCTCATCGAGCCGCTGGCCTGCTCGCTGCACGCAGCCGAACGGGCCGATGTCGATTTCGACGACATTGTGGTCGTCGCCGGGGCCGGCACACTGGGCCTCGGGATCATTGGCGCGGTTCGCATGCGTAACCCGAAAAAACTCATCGTTCTCGACATGAAGCCCGAGCGCGCCGCCCTCGCCCTGCGCATGGGTGCCGACGAGGTGTGGAACCCGGCCGAGGTCGATGTGCTGGCGAAGATCCGTGAGATAACCGACGGCTACGGTTGCGACATCTATATAGAAGCCACCGGACACCATAAGGCGGTCAATCAGGGCCTGGCGATGCTGCGCAAACTCGGACGCTTTGTGGAGTTCAGCGTATTCAACGATGAGGCCACAGTGGACTGGTCGATCATCGGTGACCGCAAGGAGCTGGACGTGCTCGGTTCTCACCTTGGTCCCTACATGTACCCGCGCGCCATCGACTTTATCGGCAACCGCAAGATCGACATGCGCGACGTCGTCACGCACAAATTCCCCCTGGCGGAGTTCAAGGAGGCGTTTGCCGTCATGGAGCGAGGTGATAAATCATTGAAGGTGGTTCTGGAACCCTGA
- the dhaL gene encoding dihydroxyacetone kinase subunit DhaL, whose product MSEHFSTYLPAQQGTPIVADLVSVIVANREYLSEVDGAIGDGDHGINMAKGFAHCGRTIEGRQLSLAEALDELTLSLMEGIGGSMGPLYGSLFIGMADQVRGCEQIDAAAFASLLRGGLTSLQDITEAGVGDKCLMDTLIPAVEAFEQAHARGESFSAALDTMKSAASQGRDSTRDLVAKIGRASRLGERSLGVLDAGAVSCCLILTQLADSVQPRLKDR is encoded by the coding sequence ATGAGCGAGCATTTTTCTACGTATCTCCCTGCGCAGCAGGGCACTCCGATCGTTGCCGACCTGGTGAGCGTGATCGTCGCCAATCGCGAATACCTCAGCGAAGTGGATGGCGCGATCGGTGACGGCGACCATGGCATCAACATGGCCAAGGGCTTCGCCCACTGCGGTCGTACCATCGAAGGCCGCCAGCTGAGCCTCGCCGAGGCGCTGGATGAGCTGACCCTGAGTCTGATGGAAGGCATCGGCGGCTCCATGGGCCCGCTGTACGGCAGCCTGTTTATCGGCATGGCCGATCAGGTACGCGGCTGCGAGCAGATCGATGCCGCTGCCTTCGCCAGTCTGCTTCGCGGCGGCCTCACCTCACTGCAGGACATCACCGAAGCCGGGGTCGGCGACAAATGCTTGATGGATACCTTGATTCCGGCCGTCGAAGCCTTCGAGCAGGCCCACGCCCGGGGGGAATCATTCAGTGCAGCGCTCGATACAATGAAAAGCGCTGCATCACAAGGGCGCGATTCCACCCGTGATCTGGTCGCGAAGATAGGCCGGGCGAGCCGCCTCGGCGAACGGTCGCTCGGCGTGCTGGATGCAGGCGCGGTGTCGTGCTGCCTGATACTGACGCAACTGGCGGATTCAGTGCAGCCGAGGCTGAAAGACCGTTAA
- the rpiB gene encoding ribose 5-phosphate isomerase B, with amino-acid sequence MNTPFAVAIGCDEAGYELKELLKRHIESLGYPVTDFGTHSTAPVLYPDIALAVATAINAGQQRLGVLVCGTGIGMAISANKVFGIRAAQAHDTYSAERARKSNDAQILSIGARVIGTELAKSIVKSFLESEFEAARSGAKVERINAIERDGHQ; translated from the coding sequence ATGAACACACCTTTCGCGGTGGCTATCGGATGTGATGAAGCGGGTTATGAACTCAAGGAATTGTTGAAGCGCCATATCGAGTCGCTGGGTTATCCGGTGACCGATTTCGGTACTCATTCCACGGCCCCGGTGCTTTACCCGGACATCGCCCTGGCCGTGGCCACAGCCATCAACGCCGGGCAGCAGCGGCTTGGCGTGCTGGTCTGTGGGACCGGAATAGGCATGGCCATCTCCGCCAACAAGGTCTTCGGCATTCGTGCGGCCCAGGCTCACGACACCTATTCGGCAGAGCGAGCGCGCAAGAGCAACGATGCGCAAATTCTTTCTATCGGTGCACGGGTGATCGGCACGGAACTGGCGAAAAGCATCGTCAAATCGTTTCTGGAGTCTGAGTTCGAAGCCGCGCGCTCCGGCGCCAAGGTCGAACGCATCAATGCGATAGAGCGTGACGGACATCAATAG
- a CDS encoding SDR family oxidoreductase codes for MSEFWNKAFDLNGRCAVITGGAAGIGLACASLLVARGARVALLDRDPAVAEVAASLGSGHIGIAVDLRSVDQVNSTIDSVFEHFKRIDYLINSAGVAVLDKAVDVSEEAWDTTLEINLKASFFVAQACARHMLGQGSGRIVNLASQAAVIGLDRHVAYCASKAAVVGMTKVLAMEWAPHINVNAISPTIVETALGKKAWAGEVGERAKTQIPAGRFAQPEEIAGLALYLLSDAASMITGENVVIDGGYSIQ; via the coding sequence ATGTCTGAATTCTGGAACAAGGCGTTCGATCTCAATGGCCGTTGTGCGGTCATCACCGGCGGAGCAGCCGGGATTGGCCTTGCCTGTGCCAGCCTGCTGGTCGCACGCGGGGCGCGGGTCGCACTGCTGGACCGTGACCCGGCAGTGGCCGAGGTTGCCGCCAGCCTGGGCAGCGGGCACATTGGTATTGCGGTCGACCTGCGCAGCGTCGATCAGGTCAACAGCACCATCGACAGCGTCTTCGAGCATTTCAAGCGTATTGATTACCTGATCAACAGTGCCGGGGTTGCCGTGCTGGACAAGGCTGTCGACGTCAGCGAAGAGGCCTGGGACACGACGCTGGAGATCAACCTCAAGGCCAGTTTCTTCGTCGCCCAGGCCTGCGCGCGACACATGCTCGGCCAAGGCAGCGGACGCATCGTCAACCTTGCCTCGCAGGCCGCAGTCATTGGCCTGGACAGGCACGTCGCGTACTGCGCGAGCAAGGCCGCAGTGGTCGGCATGACCAAAGTACTGGCCATGGAGTGGGCACCGCACATCAACGTCAACGCCATATCGCCCACCATCGTCGAGACTGCGCTGGGCAAAAAGGCCTGGGCGGGCGAAGTCGGAGAACGGGCCAAAACACAGATCCCGGCAGGCCGCTTCGCTCAGCCGGAGGAAATAGCCGGGCTGGCCCTGTACCTGCTCAGCGACGCAGCCAGCATGATCACCGGCGAAAACGTAGTGATCGACGGCGGCTACAGCATCCAGTAA
- a CDS encoding substrate-binding domain-containing protein — MKFGTSLAAVAAFSLLASSISMAADGKTYKIGAAVYGLKGQFMQNWVRELKEHPAVKDGTVKITVFDGNYDALTQNNQIETMITQHYDAIIFVPIDTKAGVGTVARAMENDIPVIASNTRVAGNKVPYVGNDDVEGGRLQAQAMVDKLKGKGNVVIIQGPIGQSAQIDREKGELEVLSKHPDIKIIEKKTANWSRAEAQTLTEDWLNAHQNGGISGIISQNDDMALGALQAVISRNLKPADVPITSIDGMPDAIQAAKKNEITTFLQDAQAQSQGALDVALRTLAGKDYKPQSVIWERYAKDVKWGDGTDKNYILPWVPVTDANADALYKQVSGGK, encoded by the coding sequence ATGAAATTCGGTACATCCCTGGCCGCTGTCGCGGCGTTCTCCCTGCTCGCCAGCAGTATCTCCATGGCCGCCGATGGCAAGACTTACAAGATCGGCGCGGCGGTGTATGGCCTCAAGGGGCAGTTCATGCAGAACTGGGTGCGAGAGCTCAAGGAGCATCCGGCGGTCAAGGACGGCACCGTGAAAATCACCGTGTTCGACGGTAACTACGATGCGCTGACCCAGAACAATCAGATAGAGACCATGATCACTCAGCACTACGATGCGATCATTTTCGTGCCCATCGACACCAAGGCCGGCGTCGGCACGGTGGCCAGGGCGATGGAAAACGACATACCGGTCATCGCATCGAACACCCGGGTTGCTGGCAACAAGGTGCCTTACGTCGGCAACGACGATGTCGAGGGTGGTCGCCTGCAGGCACAGGCCATGGTCGACAAACTCAAGGGCAAAGGCAATGTGGTGATCATCCAGGGGCCGATTGGCCAGTCGGCGCAAATTGATCGGGAAAAAGGTGAACTGGAAGTCCTGAGCAAACACCCGGACATCAAGATCATCGAGAAGAAGACCGCCAATTGGTCCCGGGCCGAAGCCCAGACCCTGACTGAAGACTGGCTCAACGCGCATCAGAACGGCGGCATCTCCGGGATCATTTCGCAGAACGACGACATGGCTCTCGGTGCCCTGCAAGCGGTGATATCACGCAACCTGAAGCCTGCCGATGTGCCGATCACCTCCATCGACGGCATGCCTGACGCCATCCAGGCGGCGAAGAAAAATGAAATCACGACCTTCCTGCAGGACGCCCAGGCCCAATCGCAGGGCGCCCTCGATGTCGCCCTTCGCACCCTGGCCGGCAAGGATTACAAGCCGCAGTCGGTGATCTGGGAGCGCTATGCCAAAGACGTCAAATGGGGCGACGGCACCGACAAGAACTACATCCTGCCCTGGGTGCCGGTCACCGATGCCAACGCCGATGCACTGTACAAACAGGTCAGCGGCGGCAAGTAA
- a CDS encoding sugar-binding transcriptional regulator, producing the protein MSDSTQRMASDIDLMTEVAMLYYLENVTQEAIAKRFDLSRAKVSRLLKRARDEGIVEVRVLQHPAMNNELELALVERFQLDRALIAVDHSDPDTQRSAVASLVANYLNKTLGDGMIVAVGMGRNVGAVADNVFLPVTRNCTFVCAIGGSLKAGEYMNPDHICRRLALRFGGESESLYAPALVANPELRSVLISNDTVRSTLDRARRADMALIGIGDMSENSNMVRMGWFSPQEIAQARLSGTVGDMMGYDFIDIHGKPAVNAIQGRVIGLTVQELFRIPDVVAIASENTKAAATLGALRSGVINTLATTVTNAHTILALDDATRKN; encoded by the coding sequence ATGAGTGACAGTACCCAGCGCATGGCCAGCGACATCGACCTGATGACTGAAGTCGCTATGCTCTATTACCTTGAGAACGTCACTCAGGAGGCCATCGCCAAACGCTTTGACCTGTCGCGCGCAAAAGTCAGCCGACTGCTCAAACGCGCACGTGATGAAGGGATTGTCGAAGTACGGGTGCTGCAGCACCCGGCGATGAACAACGAGCTGGAACTGGCGCTGGTCGAGCGCTTTCAACTGGACAGGGCGTTGATTGCAGTCGACCACAGCGACCCGGACACCCAGCGCTCGGCGGTCGCCAGCCTGGTTGCCAATTACCTGAACAAGACCCTCGGCGACGGCATGATCGTCGCGGTAGGCATGGGCCGCAATGTGGGTGCGGTTGCGGACAACGTCTTCCTGCCGGTGACGCGCAACTGCACATTTGTCTGTGCCATCGGCGGTTCGCTCAAGGCGGGCGAGTACATGAACCCCGACCACATCTGCCGCCGTCTGGCGCTGCGCTTCGGTGGCGAAAGCGAGAGCCTGTACGCCCCGGCGCTGGTCGCCAACCCCGAACTGCGCAGTGTTCTGATCAGCAACGACACCGTGCGCTCGACGCTTGACCGTGCGCGGCGTGCCGACATGGCGCTGATCGGTATCGGTGACATGAGCGAGAACAGCAATATGGTGCGCATGGGCTGGTTCTCCCCGCAGGAAATCGCCCAGGCCAGGCTGTCCGGCACGGTGGGCGACATGATGGGCTATGACTTCATCGACATTCATGGCAAGCCTGCGGTGAATGCCATACAGGGCCGGGTGATCGGCCTGACCGTGCAGGAATTGTTTCGTATCCCGGATGTAGTGGCCATCGCCAGTGAAAACACCAAGGCCGCCGCCACGCTGGGTGCCTTGCGCTCAGGCGTGATCAACACCCTGGCAACCACCGTCACCAACGCCCATACCATCCTTGCCCTGGATGACGCGACACGCAAAAACTGA